The following proteins come from a genomic window of Flavobacterium crocinum:
- a CDS encoding glycosyltransferase family protein — protein sequence MKILFLCGSLEPGHDGVGDYTRRLCGELIKKGHQTQILSLYDYHSKTFSTEKQEFDHTEIVVHRVALEISNAQRFTWSQDILKEFQPDWISLQFVPYSFNAKGLPFWIPSFLKRLKGNHKWHIMFHELWLGIDLEASIKHKIIGKAQQVIIQQLITKNRPHFITTQNQLYQFFLHSHNITSEVLPICGNIPLNNVTKQEIGFTQFVLFGTIHPGAPFEDFIGDLLQTLDTFVKPIKFVFIGKNGSELDNYLSILENNNIVYEVLGIQSESEISQVLINSDYGISTTPYLQTEKSGVYAAYREHRINTISVSRNWTPAKGHYDIKEIIKYEKNNLKITPIDAEVFDLNCMTDQFINSISKI from the coding sequence ATGAAAATCCTCTTCCTTTGTGGCTCACTTGAGCCTGGACATGACGGTGTAGGAGATTATACAAGACGTTTGTGTGGAGAGTTAATAAAAAAAGGTCACCAAACTCAAATATTGAGTTTATACGATTATCATTCCAAAACTTTTTCTACAGAAAAACAGGAATTTGATCATACCGAAATTGTTGTACACCGTGTAGCACTCGAAATTTCAAATGCACAACGATTTACTTGGTCTCAAGATATTTTAAAAGAGTTTCAGCCGGATTGGATTTCTCTGCAATTTGTGCCTTACAGTTTTAATGCTAAAGGACTTCCTTTCTGGATACCATCTTTTTTAAAGAGATTAAAAGGAAATCATAAATGGCATATTATGTTTCATGAATTATGGCTGGGAATTGATTTAGAAGCGTCTATAAAACATAAAATTATTGGAAAAGCGCAGCAAGTAATCATTCAGCAATTAATTACCAAAAACAGACCTCATTTTATTACCACACAAAATCAGCTGTATCAATTTTTTCTTCATTCGCATAATATCACTTCCGAAGTTTTACCTATTTGTGGGAACATACCTTTAAATAATGTAACAAAACAAGAAATAGGATTTACTCAATTTGTTTTGTTTGGTACAATTCATCCGGGAGCTCCTTTTGAAGATTTTATTGGCGATTTATTACAAACTTTAGACACGTTTGTTAAACCAATAAAATTTGTTTTTATAGGTAAAAATGGTTCAGAACTGGATAATTATCTTTCCATACTTGAAAATAATAATATTGTTTATGAAGTTTTAGGAATACAATCTGAAAGCGAAATTTCCCAGGTTTTGATTAATAGTGACTATGGTATTTCTACAACGCCTTATTTGCAGACTGAAAAAAGCGGGGTGTATGCAGCATACAGGGAACATCGAATAAATACTATTTCAGTTTCAAGAAATTGGACTCCGGCAAAAGGGCATTATGACATAAAAGAAATTATTAAATATGAAAAAAATAATTTAAAAATAACTCCAATAGATGCTGAGGTGTTTGATTTGAATTGCATGACGGATCAGTTTATTAATTCAATTTCAAAAATATGA
- a CDS encoding glycosyltransferase family 4 protein: MKVLVSHPTLNANSKNLVVGLLKNNLLFKLFTSIAIFPEQFLYKISSNPKLKDLRRRSLERAWQPYTRSKSFFEFGRLLASRLHFNTLVKHETGFFCVEKVYQKHDKWVANSLAKAKRNGLLGVYAYEDGALSTFLKAKQLGLHCIYDLPIGYWKSARLLMQKEFEINPQWSSTLTGFNDSNKKLAQKDQELALADVVFVASSFTKKTLEEYSGNLPEIKVIPYGFPEVRQKKTYVPLVNRKLKILFIGGLSQRKGLSYLFEAVAGLEDKIELTIVGHKAVANCDALNKALEKHTWIPSLSHDQVLKCMREHDVFVFPSLFEGFGLVITEAMSQGVPVITTERTAGPDLIEHDKNGWIVPAGSSNAIKEVFIKILEKPEIVEQYGLAAQNKAQTRPWSVYGQEMAEAFSSLNNF; encoded by the coding sequence ATGAAGGTACTAGTATCTCATCCGACGTTAAATGCAAATTCAAAAAATTTGGTAGTTGGTTTACTAAAAAACAATCTTCTGTTTAAACTTTTTACCTCAATTGCAATATTTCCAGAGCAGTTTTTATATAAAATAAGTAGTAATCCGAAATTAAAAGATTTACGAAGAAGAAGTCTAGAACGTGCTTGGCAACCCTATACAAGATCAAAATCTTTTTTTGAGTTTGGACGTTTATTAGCTTCTAGATTGCATTTTAATACTTTGGTTAAACATGAAACGGGTTTTTTTTGCGTAGAAAAAGTATATCAAAAACATGATAAATGGGTTGCCAATAGTTTGGCAAAAGCAAAAAGAAACGGATTGTTAGGAGTATATGCTTATGAAGACGGTGCATTATCTACTTTTCTAAAAGCAAAACAATTAGGACTTCATTGCATTTATGATTTACCAATAGGGTATTGGAAAAGTGCTCGTTTACTAATGCAAAAAGAGTTTGAAATCAATCCACAATGGTCAAGTACGCTAACAGGATTTAATGATTCGAACAAGAAATTGGCTCAAAAAGATCAAGAATTGGCTCTAGCCGATGTCGTTTTTGTAGCGAGTAGTTTTACAAAAAAAACTTTGGAAGAATATTCAGGAAACCTGCCCGAAATAAAAGTGATTCCGTATGGTTTTCCAGAGGTCAGACAAAAAAAAACATATGTGCCTCTTGTAAACCGTAAGCTTAAAATTTTATTTATCGGAGGTTTATCGCAGCGAAAAGGACTTTCATATTTATTTGAAGCTGTAGCGGGATTAGAAGATAAAATAGAGTTAACAATTGTAGGACATAAAGCTGTAGCAAACTGTGATGCTTTGAATAAAGCTTTAGAAAAACATACATGGATTCCATCTTTATCTCATGATCAGGTTTTAAAATGTATGCGAGAACATGATGTATTCGTTTTTCCATCACTTTTTGAAGGTTTCGGATTGGTAATTACAGAAGCTATGTCGCAGGGAGTTCCTGTTATTACAACAGAAAGAACAGCAGGACCAGACCTAATTGAGCATGATAAGAATGGCTGGATTGTGCCGGCTGGCTCTTCAAATGCAATTAAAGAAGTATTTATTAAAATACTGGAAAAACCAGAAATAGTAGAACAATACGGACTTGCAGCACAAAACAAAGCTCAAACTAGACCGTGGTCTGTATATGGTCAGGAAATGGCCGAAGCTTTTTCTTCACTAAATAATTTTTAA
- a CDS encoding exostosin domain-containing protein has protein sequence MKIYTDFSLLKFGKGIDMLFPFYTSEHYTATRGDDNEIIKGRFDSYCLYAKENMSITSLEDADIAVVPIYMPYSYPSDETPKELVAFIEKCVANGKKILVFSGHDVGNVAIKIKNAIVFSGAAYKSKNSNGLLSFPHFFEDFLERYKDGALEIRDKSVIPKIGFCGFAPPLNLPFRKDKFIALAKLWANYLGLMKYFPDYSSHSYRARVLIVLNRAKRIKTNFIIKGNFGFGPGGLNTGAHKEDSNIYRLNYINNIVDNDYTVCVRGIGNNSIRFYETLCCGRIPIFVNTDCILPFEDTIDWKKLCVWVEEKDIHKIGEIVNEYHHNLSESEFKNRQVQLRKIWEDYLSPVGFFNQFKMSLER, from the coding sequence ATGAAAATATATACAGATTTTTCTTTACTAAAATTTGGCAAAGGCATAGATATGCTATTTCCATTTTATACATCAGAACATTATACCGCTACCAGAGGAGATGATAATGAAATTATAAAAGGAAGATTCGATAGTTACTGCCTATACGCAAAAGAAAATATGAGCATTACAAGTTTGGAAGATGCTGATATTGCTGTCGTACCAATCTATATGCCTTACAGTTATCCTTCAGATGAAACTCCAAAAGAATTAGTGGCATTTATAGAGAAATGTGTTGCAAATGGAAAAAAAATACTTGTATTCTCTGGTCACGATGTGGGGAATGTTGCAATTAAAATAAAAAATGCTATTGTATTTTCGGGGGCAGCATATAAATCCAAAAATTCAAATGGCCTGTTATCTTTTCCACATTTTTTTGAAGATTTTCTGGAAAGATATAAAGATGGTGCTTTGGAAATTAGAGATAAATCTGTTATTCCAAAAATAGGCTTTTGCGGATTTGCTCCTCCATTAAATTTGCCTTTTCGAAAAGATAAATTTATTGCATTGGCAAAGCTGTGGGCAAATTATTTAGGGCTAATGAAGTATTTTCCAGATTACTCATCGCATTCTTATCGAGCACGAGTTCTTATTGTTCTGAATAGAGCAAAAAGAATCAAAACAAATTTTATCATAAAAGGCAATTTTGGTTTTGGTCCGGGAGGTTTAAATACGGGAGCGCACAAAGAAGATAGTAACATTTACCGTCTTAATTATATAAATAATATTGTAGATAACGATTATACTGTTTGTGTACGCGGAATTGGAAATAATTCTATTAGGTTTTATGAAACTCTTTGCTGTGGACGAATTCCAATATTTGTCAATACAGACTGCATTTTACCTTTTGAAGATACCATTGATTGGAAAAAGTTGTGCGTTTGGGTCGAAGAAAAAGATATTCATAAAATTGGTGAAATCGTAAATGAATACCACCATAATTTATCTGAAAGTGAATTTAAAAACAGACAAGTTCAGCTTCGTAAAATATGGGAAGATTATTTATCTCCAGTTGGTTTTTTTAATCAATTTAAAATGTCACTAGAGAGATAA